Proteins from a genomic interval of Pithys albifrons albifrons isolate INPA30051 chromosome 15, PitAlb_v1, whole genome shotgun sequence:
- the FGF1 gene encoding fibroblast growth factor 1 isoform X2 translates to MAEGEITTFTALTEKFNLPPGNYKKPKLLYCSNGGHFLRILPDGTVDGTRDRSDQHIQLQLSAESVGVVHIKSTQSGQYLAMDTNGLLYGSLLGEECLFLERIEENHYNTYISKKHADKNWFVGLKKNGNSKLGPRTHYGQKAILFLPLPVSAD, encoded by the exons atgGCCGAGGGGGAAATCACCACCTTCACTGCCCTGACTGAAAAGTTCAACCTGCCCCCGGGGAACTACAAGAAACCCAAACTCCTGTACTGCAGCAACGGGGGCCACTTCCTACGGATCCTCCCGGATGGCACAGTGGATGGGACCAGGGACCGAAGCGACCAGCACA TCCAGCTCCAGCTGAGTGCAGAAAGCGTGGGAGTGGTGCACATAAAGAGCACCCAGTCGGGGCAGTACCTGGCCATGGACACCAACGGGCTGCTCTATGGCTCG TTACTGGGTGAGGAGTGCCTGTTCCTGGAAAGGATCGAAGAAAACCATTACAACACATACATCTCCAAAAAGCACGCGGATAAGAACTGGTTTGTGGGTCTGAAGAAGAACGGGAACAGCAAGCTGGGGCCGCGGACTCACTATGGCCAGAAGGCGATCCTCTTCCTCCCACTGCCTGTCTCAGCTGACTAA
- the FGF1 gene encoding fibroblast growth factor 1 isoform X1, with protein MAEGEITTFTALTEKFNLPPGNYKKPKLLYCSNGGHFLRILPDGTVDGTRDRSDQHIQLQLSAESVGVVHIKSTQSGQYLAMDTNGLLYGSQLLGEECLFLERIEENHYNTYISKKHADKNWFVGLKKNGNSKLGPRTHYGQKAILFLPLPVSAD; from the exons atgGCCGAGGGGGAAATCACCACCTTCACTGCCCTGACTGAAAAGTTCAACCTGCCCCCGGGGAACTACAAGAAACCCAAACTCCTGTACTGCAGCAACGGGGGCCACTTCCTACGGATCCTCCCGGATGGCACAGTGGATGGGACCAGGGACCGAAGCGACCAGCACA TCCAGCTCCAGCTGAGTGCAGAAAGCGTGGGAGTGGTGCACATAAAGAGCACCCAGTCGGGGCAGTACCTGGCCATGGACACCAACGGGCTGCTCTATGGCTCG CAGTTACTGGGTGAGGAGTGCCTGTTCCTGGAAAGGATCGAAGAAAACCATTACAACACATACATCTCCAAAAAGCACGCGGATAAGAACTGGTTTGTGGGTCTGAAGAAGAACGGGAACAGCAAGCTGGGGCCGCGGACTCACTATGGCCAGAAGGCGATCCTCTTCCTCCCACTGCCTGTCTCAGCTGACTAA